The DNA window CCTGTCCTGGAGCACCAATCAGCAGAGAGCCTGGGCCAGGGAGGCGGAGCTCGCCGTGCCGGGTCAGAGGGCGCTGCCGAGGGTCAACCTGCTGCTGATTGGCTGTCTGAGAGAAGGCCTTGACGGAGAGTACAGGCTGACGGACGCCAGCGGCAGCGTCATGTGTGAGGTGAGTCAGAGGGGGAGGAGCCTAACCTTAACCCATGGTCCATCAGCTGGTTAGTTCTCAGGAGCTTCTTCACAGCAGCGTCACTAAACCGGATCTGGTCAGAACTGATGGTAACGAGGTCACAACAAACTGCAGGTGTTCGTGTTTCGGTTTGTTTACAGAGGTCAGACGGTGAAAGCTTCAGCCTGACCAGGAAAGAATCAGTCCTCTTTAAATCACACttactttaaaatgaattcCTCCTCACcttcatgtgttttgtatta is part of the Maylandia zebra isolate NMK-2024a linkage group LG3, Mzebra_GT3a, whole genome shotgun sequence genome and encodes:
- the LOC143416652 gene encoding CST complex subunit CTC1-like, whose amino-acid sequence is MCAVQAIQQQMCVAHSLPVSYRLLSVSQLVSQQHLACVSNLSWSTNQQRAWAREAELAVPGQRALPRVNLLLIGCLREGLDGEYRLTDASGSVMCEVFVFRFVYRGQTVKASA